A region of Emys orbicularis isolate rEmyOrb1 chromosome 20, rEmyOrb1.hap1, whole genome shotgun sequence DNA encodes the following proteins:
- the LOC135892777 gene encoding membrane-spanning 4-domains subfamily A member 4A-like, with translation MATTVTAGSAGPITIINRFITQPHTASAAIPAKPQPLEKFHKGEPLALGITQILVGAVQFAVGVVMAMVSSYLWIWVLSVHVPIWSGLLYIISGALSVAAAKNPKIQLVKGSLGMNIISSVLAGCAMILYLVNLMESRHRYGCNWYPEECMAHKVTMACIMVLFLFTFLEFVVSISTAAFGCKAVCRNSYSEVSVVIYQNMVPPGDPTTATNPHTDAVACTPPPYTDIATP, from the exons ATGGCCACCACCGTGACAGCCGGCTCAGCCGGCCCCATCACCATCATCAACAGGTTCATCACCCAGCCCCACACGGCCAGTGCTGCCATCCCGGCCAAACCGCAGCCCCTGGAGAAGTTCCACAAGGGGGAGCCGCTGGCCCTCGGG ATCACCCAGATCCTAGTTGGAGCCGTGCAGTTTGCTGTCGGGGTGGTGATGGCTATGGTCAGCTCCTATTTGTGGATATGGGTGTTGAGTGTGCACGTCCCGATATGGAGTGGGTTGCTG TACATCATCTCGGGGGCCCTCTCAGTGGCGGCTGCAAAGAATCCCAAGATACAACTG GTGAAAGGCAGCCTGGGAATGAACATCATCAGCTCGGTGCTGGCCGGATGTGCCATGATCCTGTACCTGGTCAACTTGATGGAATCCAGGCATCGGTACGGGTGTAACTGGTACCCGGAGGAATGCATGGCTCAT AAGGTAACCATGGCCTGCATCATGGTTCTGTTCCTGTTCACCTTCCTGGAATTCGTTGTCTCCATCTCCACTGCGGCCTTTGGGTGCAAAGCCGTCTGCCGGAACAGCTACAGCGAAGTG TCTGTGGTCATTTACCAGAACATGGTGCCTCCAGGTGATCCAACTACTGCCACCAACCCCCACACTGACGCTGTTGCCTGCACTCCTCCCCCTTACACGGACATCGCCACCCCATGA